The following is a genomic window from Gloeothece verrucosa PCC 7822.
TTAAAATTAACCCTTGTTCATAAGCCAGTAGAGGTGTGGTAAAAAGAGCGGGATGTTCGGTTGTATCGTAAAGTTCGCCCCTCCCATTGTTGAAGATAAGTGTAAAGATCTCCTAAAGTCCAAACGGCTTGCCCTTTTGGATTAATATCTGACGTAAGGGTTCTAGGTTGTTTAGAAGCTTGAGTGTTCCCTAACAAGTTATAGACGAACTGAGTATTGGTTGTATCGAACAGCCGCTCGATTACACTGCCAAAACGGGGTTTCTTGGTAGGACGAGTTTTTTTTGTACAGTAATACCTTGCTAGTAAGCTATCAAAATAAACACTGTGGAATTCTTTGCCTCCATCGACTACTAATGACTCAGGAAAGCGCCCTGTACGCTGAACGCCGATTCGCAAAGCCATCATACAAGACCTGTAAGAGGGCGGGTCAAAAGTTAGATAAACTGACAGAATACGACGGCTGTAAGCGTCAGTCAGTAGAGTCATCCAAGGTCGTCCCAACAGTCGCCCTGTGGTAGAAGAACGTAATTCAATATCTAGCTGTGTATGGTCCAGATGGCAAATCGCTCCTGGCCGGTCTCCGTGGCGTGGTGTAGAAGCATTTAACTCCCAATACCAACTACTTTGGTTATAAGCTATGGTCGCTCCGTATCGTTTGCTTAGTTGCTCAGGGGCGCGACGTTTTTTCAGGCGTTGGTAAAATGTACTATGGGAGAGTGCAATTAAATTTTGCTCAGTACAAGCTTTTTTATAAGCTCGGTAAACTGACGCTGCCGGAGCCTGTCTGGGTGTGTCAAAATGGGTTGTGATAAAAGTTTCCAGTAATTCTCGTGCTGCTGGAGGTGTTTTCGCATTCCGATTACCTTGTTTTTTTCTTTGTGGTAACAAACCAACATATCCACAGCCGTACTTGTCAGTTGCTTCTCGAAATTTTTTCGACCAACGTTGTAATGTACGCTGCGAAACGTTCTGACATTCTTCAGTTTGACCTGATAAATAAGCTTGTACTAAGTGAAAACGATTATTAGCTACTTTAAGATCTCCGGAGCGCCGCTTCACTCATCAGAGTTTGAACTTCTTGAGCGGTAACTGATGATTCTTTTTCTGTAATAAAATTAATTTGCCCAGTTTCAAGTAAAGATTCCCAAAAAGTCCGATTTATCTGTATTGGTTGTCCAATTTCAGGTAATAAAGTTATCGTTTTTTGTCCAGGGTTTAATAATCTCCAAACTCTTCCATCCCATTTAATAACTGTGTTAGGTTCAACTTCTCTATCAACTTTTGAAAGAGGGAGCGAAACTTGTTTAATTATTGACACAGCGTCGTAAGTGGCTTTATCTGTATATAAGCGTACTGACTTTTGGTCGATTAAAGGACATTCCGATAAATTTACATATAATTGTTCAAGCGCAATCATTGCATACAAATCATTAGCTCGAATGCCTTTGATGCTATTTTTAACGGACGAAAAAGTAATTGAAGAGTTTTCCGTGACAAGTTTTTTGACTTGTGTAGTGATTTTCTCGTTGATGGAAACGCTACCTTTCAAATAGTCTTCCAGAAACATCAAATTTTGAATATAAATTCTGTCTAAATTCGCATCCGAGCGGACATAATATTTTAATCCTAACTGACTTGCGTAAGCTTCACCCGGTGGGCAGTACCACTGACCGTTTTCGGCTTTTTGATAACGAGTCGGATATTTTTCGCTCAGTTTAATCAGTTGAGCTTCGGTTTTCCATTCTTCCCATCCCGCACCTCCAGTACGTAGTACGAAAAAGTCTGGAGTATGATAATGCCCAATGTTTCGTCCGGCTGCATTTTTATAGCGAATCTTAAAGCCCTCTGGTTGGTCATAAAATTCTAATACCTCTTCACAATGCTCCATTTGGTAAATAGCCCATAATTCGACCCGGTGACTCTCGAACTGAATTGTTACTCCCATTTTCTGGCTTGGGTATGTTCCGCTTACATTGCCAGCCTTTCCTTGTACTCGTCGAGTGGGAGGAGCAGTCCGAATTCGCTCAATCAACTCGATTGTTTTTGAGTCGAGACAGAGGGTTTGACACCAATGAGCAAATTCTGTTGGATTCAATCAGTTTTCCTCAACTAGGTCGATTGGGAGGACGTTTGAGACCTTGGGCTTCTTTAAGTATAAATCATATCTTGTCGTTTTCAATGATATTTTGTCGTCAAAAATCTTTGACTTAAAAAATAAAAGGCGACTTGGCAGTAATTTTAACAAGCGCGAACTCAACGACACAATATGATTGATTTTGCGAACTCAACGACATAATATGGTTGAAACTAGGGTTGGCAAAAACCCTCAAACTCCGTATAACCGCGCCAAAATATGATTTTAAATTACGCCAAAATATGGTTTAAGTCTCAATAAAACTCAAGCTGAGATGGCGAAACTATGGCCAGGCGACGGGTGATCGTACAAGATCAAGAGCTTTAAAAAAAATTGGATTCACTCGGAAAAAAAACTTATGGTTATCGAGAAAGAAATGAAACAAAAAGAGAAGGGCGTGTTAATATGATAGCCGCTTGGTGTGATGGCAAATTATTCGCCACATTTACGGTTGAAGGAGCGATAAACCGAACCGTATTTGAAACTTGGTTAAACACTTGTTTAAAGCCTGGACAAATAGCAATTGCAGCCTCTCGCAACTTTTCATAGAGGTGGACAGATTAAAGAGTTAATTGAATCAGCCGGTTGTCAATTAAAATATTTACCATCTTATTCACCTGCTCTTAATAAAATCGAACAATGTTGGTCATGGTTAAAGAGTCGAATTCGTAAACGAATCAATTAATTTAATTGTATAAGCGGATGCTATGGAAGATGTGCTTGTGAAAGCGTCCTAACCGCCTTGGCGATTGCTATATAACATTGAAGAAGCCGTCCCTTTTTTTGAAAGTTTGCTACAACAGTTTAATATTCCTAGTCGCCTTGTCGTTATGTCTTAATTAATAAGGAGAATCCCAACATGGAATACCTCATTACACCCCCAGAATCAACGGAATGGAGAATTAACCCAGATGCGTTGATAGAAGATTTAGAGAAATCTTGGTCACAAATTGAGCTTAAGACAGTCACTAATCCAGATGATTACTATTGTCTAGAATGGATTATTACAAGCCCTGAAACTGGACAAAGAATCGATGGTGCATTACATCGAGATTTACAGGGAATTAGCTTAGATGGTTATATACTTGACTGTGCTGCTTTTGCCGTTTGGTTTCGCTCTTTAGTATCTCCCTCGCCCAAATTGGTCTTTTGTGACCAAGGATTTAATTCTCACGTTTTTTTACAGGAAAATATGACAGGAGCAGAAATTGTGCAGCCTTTTTTAGCGTTGGTTTAACTCAAATATTTCTTAGGAGTAATAATCTCAGCTACTCAGACAAGTCAATAACTTATTCGAGTTTAAGGACAAAATTATTGGCTTTTCCTATGATATCTGATTAGAGGACTATTATTTGCCTATAACATAACCAATTGTTACGTTTAAAGCCAAGTTTTGCCTTTATTGCATTTTTTTATGTGAACCAAGAAAGCCTACCTCTGATTGGGTTCAGTCCCCAATTTCTTCTCAATCCTTTGTAACTTAGTATTTGACCACCCCAATCTTTGATAAATGGCCTGTAGGTAAGCTAACCCGTCATCTGATAGTTTTGGGGGAATAAACTGAAATGTTACCGCCGTTATAACAACTGTCAGAAAGCAGTAGCCGGCAACTAAACTGATTACATTGCCCCAAGTCCAATTAACGTGAGAATCCTCTGCTTTTCTTAGGTGGAGATGGCTGATAACTTGGTTGTGTTTTTGGCTGAGATGGTTGATAACTTGGTTGTGTTTCTGGTTGAGATTGTTCACTCCTTCGGCTAGGTTGTTGATGCTCCGACTGACGCTTCCCATCCCCGTCTGGATGTCGTTCTTTGTATTCTGCCTCCAATTCTTCAATACTTCGTCTTGCTGCTGTCTGGAGTTCTGCCAGTCTTTCAAACTCTGACTCATCGCCGAGGTTAACCGTTCTGTGTTCTGTGCTTGTCCCGCCATCAAGTTTAGTACCTGCTTCTGTGTCTCCTTGATTGACTCGATTTGTTCTTGTACCTCTTCGCCGTGATTGTTCTCTGAAATTAACTCGTTTAACTCCCTCAGTTGACTCAAGATTTCCTTGTTGGTTTGCTCCAAGCGTGTGATTCTCTGATTCTGACTCGTTTGTTCTGACTGAATCTCGTTGCTCTGTTTGACTAACATTTCCAACAAGATTAATAAGTTCGGCGAGTCGTTGATTGATTGCTCTGAGGAAGGAGGATTCTGTCCGTTGAGTTTCTCTTGGGAATTGTTTGAGTTCTGTCTCTTGGTCGGCATAAGGGTCGTCCTGATTAGCGGTTTTTTCTCCTACTGTAAAGAGATTTTCTCTTGATGACATCTTACTCTTGTTAGTTTTTTCATTTAAGTTACCCGTAACGTTACGGGTAATTGTTTCTGTTTCACTCCCCTCACCATTAGACAATCGGTATTGACGACTAACAATTGCTTGTTCGACGGCTTGCTTATCTCCTTGGGGGTCATAGCTAACGGATTTGTGTTTTTGTAACCCGTTCCAAGTGTAAGCCGCTCCTAAGTTAGTCCCAGAAATACTCACCTCATCTAAGGAAAATGAAATTCCTAATCCGTTAGGCGTTTGGGTGACTTCGACTTCAATTCCTGCTGACTCTAACTTTTTAAATAATTCAGTTACTGAAACAGCCCGATTTTTCGTTATTTTATCGATTTCATCCTGTAGTTGCCGTCTAACACTTTTAGACTGTTCCTGCTGTTTACGTTGGCGACGGATTTCCCCTGTTGTGTCGGCTGCTCTGGTGACTTCCCAACTCGGTGTAACTGGGGTAAGCTGGTATTTCTGTTCTAATGAGCGGAGAATTGTTTCACTTTGCTGGTAATCTTTCCAATCTGGTACACATTTCCCTGACCACTTAATTCTTGATGTAACGATATGAGCGTGGAAATGGTCAGTATCTTCATGAACAGCGACAAAGTAAGGATTATCGTCAAATCCCATCTGAGGTAAATAGTCACCGGCGATCTCTTTTAGGGTTTCATCACTGACTGTCTCACCGACAGGAAAACTGAGACTGATATGACAAACCGGGGATTGAACCCTCAAGTTTAAATCTTCGGTTATTTGCAGTTCAGCTATCAACTGAAGCGGAGTTTCCCCACACATATTCGTCGCCACAACTCGCGCCTTCTTGTCTGGGTTAAGAACATACTTAACTAGGGGAGCAAATGCTTTACCTTTAGTGATTTTGCCAATCAAGTCAAATCTTCCTCACTCTCAACTGTATCGATACCGAGTACCTCTCGTCGGGTTTGTTTGATAGTAGCGGCTAATTCCTCCAAAACGTTCAAATCTATATTAACGGGTTGTCCTTTACTTAGTGCTGTTTGGACAACTGTAATATGTTGAGTCAGTAAATCTCCAATTCGGGTTAATTGTCGGTTAGTTTCTATATTAACAGCAGGTACTCTAGCTACTCGTCGTCGATTAACTGACCGACGAATAAAGGCGGCTAAATTCATCCTTAAGGCTCTAGCTTTCGCTTCCCATTCTATTCGCTCATCCGCACGTAAACGGATTTTATATTCTACATCTCGTTTGCTTTTTTTTCGGCTTTCACTATCAGTTGAAGGCTCTGATTGTCTTCTTTTGGGCATATTTTTTGAGTCTATAAAAAGGCAAGATAAGAGTTATTTTTTACCCCTATCCTATCTTTAAAATAGTAGAGTCAGCACTGATTCTTTTGAGAGCTAACTAAAAAAATGTACCCCTCTCACGATGGCTTGCTTATTCGGGGTTTGGGAGAGCGAGAAAGAGATGCTTTGCTTCTTTTGCGGGTGTCTTGAGGAAAGCTCTGGGGCAATTCCCTAATCTCGCCATATTCTTCAATATGTTCAACTAACATCCGAGTGTAACCCCCTTCCTTTAGCCGTTCCAAATCGCCCACTAAAATAAACAATTCCTTAGCACGACTGACAGCTACATTTAGTAGATTGGGGCGACGGTTAATAAACCAAAGACTGTCTGTCTCAAGAGATTGGCGAGTGGAAAGAATAATGACTGATTTTTCACCACCTTGGAAGGTATGAATTGTCCCAATACTGTTATTTGAAAAATCATCCCAGGTTGAATGTAGCTTTTTATTCAGTGCATTAGCTTGATGACGATAGGGAGAAATTACACCGATAGCACTGTCATTGTTAGGCGAATTGACACAGTAACCCAGTTTCAGTAAATGGTCAATAATGGCTTCAATCGCTTCAATTTCTGCTACATTGCTCTGGGAATCAAATTTTCCTTGTACATGATAAGCAATTAGATTAGCACCCAAAGCCGAGGGCTTATCAGGAGTTTTGATGTCGATTCCGTAGTGACAGATGCGGTCACTGTACTTGATAATTGGTGGAACACAGCGATAATGTTCTTTGAGCAAAATTCCCATTCCGATATCCCCCTGTTCTCCAGATGCTCCGGCTGCCCGATGATAGGCGGTACAATGCGAGGTAGGACTGTAACGGTCATAGTCAGCATCCGTTAAGCCTCGTTTTAAAAACGATTCACCAGCATACTGTTTTAAAGACTCCTGGCTAAAGGGAATAACCGGTTCAAGTTGCCAAGGGTCGCCAACAATAAACGCAGACGAAGTACGGACTAAGACCGGAAATGCCTGATGCTGAGGCGACATAGCCGCTTCATCGAATATAACTTGGTCAAGACAACCCGTATCGGGGTAAGGGATGAGGTTACGGACGGAATGTAGGGTACTAATGAGAACGGGAAACACTAAACTGAGGTCACGGTAAATTGTCCGCCAATTTTTTGCGAGTGCCCGTCGCGCATCCCAATCTTGAATCAGAACCCCCATGTAAGTCTTGAGGGAGGTCAGAACCTCTTCTTTTCGTTTTAGGGCTTCAAGTTGGAGATACTGCCAAGATAAGGTAAATAATTGTTGTTGTTGGGCATGGAATTGGATGTAGAAGAGGTCGTAAAAGTCTTCTGTGGCATAATTAGCTAATCGGCTTTGGAGTTGCTCAACACGCCTTAAAAGGTAGTCTCGTTGAGTAGTGAGGGAGTTCTGCTGTTGAGTAGATTCTTCTCTATCGAGTTGAGCTTGAGTAGATTCCCTCTGACGGTTTAATTGAAATACTATCATCTCCCTGGCTGACAGAAGCGATTCTCTCGTTAAAGGCATTTGAAAGGGGAAAGGGGTGGCTAATGTAGCGGCAATCGGAACTTCTATCTGTTTGTATAATCGCTTGAGAATATGTCGTTCACTACTTTGGGTAAGTGAGCTATAAAGGGAACGTAACCAGTTCCAAAGTCTTCCTAAAACGTTTTGGGCACTTCTAATAGATGAAGACTCCGCAGGAGGCAGGGAGGCTATCGCCTTTTCCACATAGGGGAGAATTTGCTCGTAAGCGTTGGCGGGAAAAGAAGTGTAATTCGGGACTTCTTCTCTGTTAGAAGAGTAAGAAAAGTCGGATATAGCTGTCTCAAGTTCTTCGATTTCCTCGGATAATCTATTCAGAAGTTGTTCGTCTTGTTGCTGTTGTTGCCGCTCAAAGTCGTATTGCTTTTTTTGTTCGGTTAATTCGTTGGCGAGAGTTAAAAGTTGATTTTTCGTAAAATACCAGTCTTGTTCATCAAAGTCAGCTTGCTCTAACCAATTAATGGCGGCTTGGAGTTTGGGTAAAACTTGCTTGTCAATTAAATTTTTCGACCCTCCTGATAAGTAAAATCGCTCGGTTGAGATGTCAGCCGCTAATCGTTCTTCCACATTATTGACGGCTCGGTTATTGGTACTGGTTACGAGAGTTAAATTGCTTTCATCAAGTCCTGATGTGATTAACTTATAAGCTCGTTTGACGATTTGTTGAGCGATTTTATGTAATGAAGTGCTAGTTTTGCCATTACCTGGGGGACCCATAACGGCGGTAATGGGATTTAATAGGGCGTGTTTAAGGGCTAATGCTTGTGAGGGAGTTGGGGGGTTGGTAGGAAATGCCCCTAAAAAGAACACTTCATGAGACGGGGGTTTAGGGACACCAAAGAGATATTCATAAGCCGGATGAGATGGGGTTGCCCAATCCCATTGAGGTTGAGAGCAGATTTTTTGTAAATCTTTTTTGAGATTATAACTATAAGGAGCATAATCGAAGCGTAGTAAATAGGGCGAAGCTTTAGAACGCAGAGGGCGGGGGGGTAAGTCAATTAAGTTGAGAAAGTCTTGTAAGTCCTTGTAGGGATGGTTAAAGGTTGTTTCTAAAAAGACTAGCAGTCCTTCCCGTATGACTAAGTTTTCGGCTTCATCTTCGGAAAGTCCGTACAAATCCATCAAATTTGGTAACACGGGTTGAAAAAGGAATTTGGTTAAATCCCATCCGCTTTTCTGATAGTTCCCTGCAAAAATAATTGAGATATCAAGGGTGAATAGGGGACGAAATTTGCGAAGTCTATCTTTAATTTGATAAATCTGTGGGAAAGCGACGGCAATTTTGAAGTCGTCGGATTTGTTCTGTTCCTTTAAGTCTTTGTATTCTTGCTTAAGTTCTTTGAAAAGAGATTCCGTCAGGAAGAGATGATTTCCTAATAGGTTAATATCTTTGTCCCAGATATGGGGGTCGTCGTCAGTAGAACCGGCATCAACTTCGGCATTGGTTAACTCTTCTAGCTGAATGTAATCCAACCAAGTTTGAAGGATAGCTGAAATTGTGTTTTGTTCTAACATGAGTCTTAGCTCGACTCCTCTACACGCAATAATTCCATTATGCCCCTATCAACTGAAAATTGCGTTTATCCTGAGAGAGGAAAAATAATGACTAGCTTTAATAATGGTTGCTCGTTTGTTGTTTTTACCCGTAACGTTACGGGTAAATCTGTTTTAAAATCAATTGATAGAAAACGGGTGTCTGTTGATGCTAAATACTCACATTTTGCGGTTAATTATCACTTATTGTTGTTTGACTCTATTTCTCTTAAAATAGCTTCAATTTGTTGTTTGAGGGAAGGAATATCATTCTCAACAATATCCCAAATGAATGCTAAATTAATACGGAAATATTCATGAATAACCAGATTTCTTAAATCCCCCGCTTCTCGCCAAGGAATTTCAGGGTATTTTGCTTTAAATTCTTGAGATGTTGCCCTTGATGCCTCACCAATAATTTGTAAATGATAAATCACCCAAGTTTGGATTAATTCCTGTTCTTCAAAGGCGGTTTTTCCTTGATTTGTATATTTTTCTAAACGCCCAATCGCTTCTAAAATATCTCGTAACCGTTCGCTATCGTCTCTCATAGGGGAATAGCCTCTTTTAACACACGCTCTTTAATTCGTTCCTTGAGTCCCTGTTCAGTAGTTATATCGACTTTACAACCTAAAAGCTCTTCCAATTCTCGAATTAACCGCAAAGGAAACCATGAGCTTCGACGTTCACGGCAATAGTCAACTAATAAATCAAGGTCACTTTTTTCGTCGGCTTCTCCCCTGGCGACCGACCCAAAAATTCGCACATTAAGAGCGCCATGTTTTTCAGCAATAGCAATAATTTGTTCTCGTTTTTCTCGGAGTAAGTTATCAATTTCCATAATCTTTGTTCTTCTCTTGTTAATTATTATTTAATTTTATCAATAAAATTTTTTACCCGTAACGTTACGGGTAATGCTCCGATGGAAGCCAATTCAATCAAAAAAAACGCTCTCACGTCTTAGCTTTCCTTAACAACAGAGGATTCTTCTTCTGACTTTTCACTTAATTCATCGTCTTTGGCCAACACTTCTAATTGAGCTAACAACTGTTCTAATTGTTCGCGCTTTTCAGGTTTGTCCCAAATGCGGGATTTTTTGAGGAGTTGGTACGCGGACTTCAGGCGCTGCGGTAAAGAGTCAGAGTTTGAGGGAGACTCTTGTTGAGAACTTTGAAAGAGAATTCGTTCCTTAATTTCGCTCAGAGAAAGTTTTTTTTCAATCGCTTCAGTGAGGATTTGACGACGGGTAGCTTCGTCTTTAATTCGGGCGATAGCAACGGCTTTAGTATAGGCAATTAAGCCTTCTCTGAGGGCGGTTTTGATGTCTTCAGGGAGGTTGAGCAAGGGGAGACGATTTCTAACGAAAGACTCCCAGTTCATAATTCCGATGGAGTCAAACACGGCTACAATCTGCTCCTCTAATTCGCTATCTTCTTCGTTACGGGTAACTTTACCTTTAGCTTCGTTTTGGAGACGATACAGAACAGAAGGGGCTTCTTCAAAGGTAATGTTTAAACGGAGAGAGAGAAGTTGTAGAATGCCTTCGGTTTCTTCGACTGGGTTGAGGTCTTCCCGTTGTAAGTTTTCGATTAGGGCAAGTTGAAGCGCTTGCTCATTGCTCAACTCTCGAATCACTACGGGGACTTCCGTCAATCCGACTTCAGTGGCAGCACGATAGCGTCGTTCTCCAGCGACTAATTCATAACCGCCATCTTCTAAAGGACGAACCAGCAAGGGTTGAAGAATTCCATGCTGAGAAATAGATTTAATTAATTCTTCTAAAGCTTGGGGGTCAAAGTAACGGCGTGGTTGCTGTTTGTTGAGATGAATTTCTGTGATGGGAATTGTTGAGTCTGGGGTTGAGGTCGTTGGAGCTAAAGATTCAGCCCAAGGCGCGGTTATTTCACTTTTTAGAGGTTGGTTATTCTTGCGACGAGCCATTATAGTGCCTCCATTGCTTCCGCTAAGGATTCTAGGACAGGGACGACAGGATGTTTCGGGGCGTACACGGCTAAGGGGGCGCGTTCTTCGGTTGCATCCACAAAGGCAGTAGAACGGGGAACGGGGGGAAAAATTTGTCCCCAACTGGCCAGTTGAGTAGAAATAGCGGCTAGGGTGCGGGTATCGGCGGAGTTACGACTGTCGTATCGGGTAGGAACAAATCCTGCTATTTGTAATTTACGGTTAGCTTTGTTTTTGACTCTGGTGACGGTTTGGAGAAGTTCGTTTGTCCCTTCAAAGGCTTTGAGATGGGTTTCGAGGGGGACAAGGACGTGAGTAGCGGCTACTAAACTGATATAGGAAAGTAGTCCTAAACTGGGAGGACAGTCAATAAGAATGAAGTTGTAATCGTCGAGGACTGGTTCTACCGCTTCTTTTAGTCGCAAGTCTCGCATTTCGGCATTGACTAACTGCATTTCCGCCCCAGAGAGAATGCGGTTAGCGGGAACTAAGTCCATATTATGAATGTTTGAGTGAATAGGGAGGGGCTGCTCATCAATGATGGCATCAGCAATCGTTTTATCGAGTTGGTTGGGCATCAAGCCCATAAATTTTGTTAAGGAGGCTTGCGGGTCCATGTCGATGAGGAGGACACGGTGTTGCTTAACGGCTAGGTGGTAGCCGAGATTTTGAGTGAGGGTCGATTTTGCAACTCCCCCGGCTTGGTTGAATAGGGCGATGATGCGGGTGGGCGGTTCAGTCATTGCACTGAGGAATGGATTCGATGAGATAATTAGACCACAAAACCGTCAAATTTATGTGTTTAAGTATAATGGAATCAGAGTAATCATTTTTGGTTATGTAATTCGATAGCGTCCTTGCCCTATCAAAATTTGCCGCTCAATGAGCCGGTTGGGCGCGTTGAACTTTAATAACCGCGCTGTAGCAATGCCAATTGGAGTAAGCCCGTCAATATAAGCATTATTTAGAGTAAAGTGTTCTGTCCATTTTTGGCGACGGGGATGAAATAAGGGAATAATTTCACCGGTGTTGAGATTTATTGTGGCCAA
Proteins encoded in this region:
- a CDS encoding HepT-like ribonuclease domain-containing protein; this encodes MRDDSERLRDILEAIGRLEKYTNQGKTAFEEQELIQTWVIYHLQIIGEASRATSQEFKAKYPEIPWREAGDLRNLVIHEYFRINLAFIWDIVENDIPSLKQQIEAILREIESNNNK
- a CDS encoding plasmid mobilization protein — its product is MPKRRQSEPSTDSESRKKSKRDVEYKIRLRADERIEWEAKARALRMNLAAFIRRSVNRRRVARVPAVNIETNRQLTRIGDLLTQHITVVQTALSKGQPVNIDLNVLEELAATIKQTRREVLGIDTVESEEDLT
- a CDS encoding ParA family protein, translating into MTEPPTRIIALFNQAGGVAKSTLTQNLGYHLAVKQHRVLLIDMDPQASLTKFMGLMPNQLDKTIADAIIDEQPLPIHSNIHNMDLVPANRILSGAEMQLVNAEMRDLRLKEAVEPVLDDYNFILIDCPPSLGLLSYISLVAATHVLVPLETHLKAFEGTNELLQTVTRVKNKANRKLQIAGFVPTRYDSRNSADTRTLAAISTQLASWGQIFPPVPRSTAFVDATEERAPLAVYAPKHPVVPVLESLAEAMEAL
- a CDS encoding HNH endonuclease, which translates into the protein MSTIPAELRSFVIERAQGQCEYCLIHQDFSIYSHEVDHIIAIKHGGQTTAENLCLSCLSCNRHKGSDLATINLNTGEIIPLFHPRRQKWTEHFTLNNAYIDGLTPIGIATARLLKFNAPNRLIERQILIGQGRYRIT
- a CDS encoding relaxase/mobilization nuclease domain-containing protein, with protein sequence MIGKITKGKAFAPLVKYVLNPDKKARVVATNMCGETPLQLIAELQITEDLNLRVQSPVCHISLSFPVGETVSDETLKEIAGDYLPQMGFDDNPYFVAVHEDTDHFHAHIVTSRIKWSGKCVPDWKDYQQSETILRSLEQKYQLTPVTPSWEVTRAADTTGEIRRQRKQQEQSKSVRRQLQDEIDKITKNRAVSVTELFKKLESAGIEVEVTQTPNGLGISFSLDEVSISGTNLGAAYTWNGLQKHKSVSYDPQGDKQAVEQAIVSRQYRLSNGEGSETETITRNVTGNLNEKTNKSKMSSRENLFTVGEKTANQDDPYADQETELKQFPRETQRTESSFLRAINQRLAELINLVGNVSQTEQRDSVRTNESESENHTLGANQQGNLESTEGVKRVNFREQSRRRGTRTNRVNQGDTEAGTKLDGGTSTEHRTVNLGDESEFERLAELQTAARRSIEELEAEYKERHPDGDGKRQSEHQQPSRRSEQSQPETQPSYQPSQPKTQPSYQPSPPKKSRGFSR
- a CDS encoding nucleotidyltransferase family protein, with translation MEIDNLLREKREQIIAIAEKHGALNVRIFGSVARGEADEKSDLDLLVDYCRERRSSWFPLRLIRELEELLGCKVDITTEQGLKERIKERVLKEAIPL
- a CDS encoding ParB/RepB/Spo0J family partition protein: MARRKNNQPLKSEITAPWAESLAPTTSTPDSTIPITEIHLNKQQPRRYFDPQALEELIKSISQHGILQPLLVRPLEDGGYELVAGERRYRAATEVGLTEVPVVIRELSNEQALQLALIENLQREDLNPVEETEGILQLLSLRLNITFEEAPSVLYRLQNEAKGKVTRNEEDSELEEQIVAVFDSIGIMNWESFVRNRLPLLNLPEDIKTALREGLIAYTKAVAIARIKDEATRRQILTEAIEKKLSLSEIKERILFQSSQQESPSNSDSLPQRLKSAYQLLKKSRIWDKPEKREQLEQLLAQLEVLAKDDELSEKSEEESSVVKES
- a CDS encoding Tn7 transposase TnsA N-terminal domain-containing protein; this translates as MNPTEFAHWCQTLCLDSKTIELIERIRTAPPTRRVQGKAGNVSGTYPSQKMGVTIQFESHRVELWAIYQMEHCEEVLEFYDQPEGFKIRYKNAAGRNIGHYHTPDFFVLRTGGAGWEEWKTEAQLIKLSEKYPTRYQKAENGQWYCPPGEAYASQLGLKYYVRSDANLDRIYIQNLMFLEDYLKGSVSINEKITTQVKKLVTENSSITFSSVKNSIKGIRANDLYAMIALEQLYVNLSECPLIDQKSVRLYTDKATYDAVSIIKQVSLPLSKVDREVEPNTVIKWDGRVWRLLNPGQKTITLLPEIGQPIQINRTFWESLLETGQINFITEKESSVTAQEVQTLMSEAALRRS
- a CDS encoding DEAD/DEAH box helicase → MLEQNTISAILQTWLDYIQLEELTNAEVDAGSTDDDPHIWDKDINLLGNHLFLTESLFKELKQEYKDLKEQNKSDDFKIAVAFPQIYQIKDRLRKFRPLFTLDISIIFAGNYQKSGWDLTKFLFQPVLPNLMDLYGLSEDEAENLVIREGLLVFLETTFNHPYKDLQDFLNLIDLPPRPLRSKASPYLLRFDYAPYSYNLKKDLQKICSQPQWDWATPSHPAYEYLFGVPKPPSHEVFFLGAFPTNPPTPSQALALKHALLNPITAVMGPPGNGKTSTSLHKIAQQIVKRAYKLITSGLDESNLTLVTSTNNRAVNNVEERLAADISTERFYLSGGSKNLIDKQVLPKLQAAINWLEQADFDEQDWYFTKNQLLTLANELTEQKKQYDFERQQQQQDEQLLNRLSEEIEELETAISDFSYSSNREEVPNYTSFPANAYEQILPYVEKAIASLPPAESSSIRSAQNVLGRLWNWLRSLYSSLTQSSERHILKRLYKQIEVPIAATLATPFPFQMPLTRESLLSAREMIVFQLNRQRESTQAQLDREESTQQQNSLTTQRDYLLRRVEQLQSRLANYATEDFYDLFYIQFHAQQQQLFTLSWQYLQLEALKRKEEVLTSLKTYMGVLIQDWDARRALAKNWRTIYRDLSLVFPVLISTLHSVRNLIPYPDTGCLDQVIFDEAAMSPQHQAFPVLVRTSSAFIVGDPWQLEPVIPFSQESLKQYAGESFLKRGLTDADYDRYSPTSHCTAYHRAAGASGEQGDIGMGILLKEHYRCVPPIIKYSDRICHYGIDIKTPDKPSALGANLIAYHVQGKFDSQSNVAEIEAIEAIIDHLLKLGYCVNSPNNDSAIGVISPYRHQANALNKKLHSTWDDFSNNSIGTIHTFQGGEKSVIILSTRQSLETDSLWFINRRPNLLNVAVSRAKELFILVGDLERLKEGGYTRMLVEHIEEYGEIRELPQSFPQDTRKRSKASLSRSPKPRISKPS
- a CDS encoding transposase family protein, which gives rise to MKRRSGDLKVANNRFHLVQAYLSGQTEECQNVSQRTLQRWSKKFREATDKYGCGYVGLLPQRKKQGNRNAKTPPAARELLETFITTHFDTPRQAPAASVYRAYKKACTEQNLIALSHSTFYQRLKKRRAPEQLSKRYGATIAYNQSSWYWELNASTPRHGDRPGAICHLDHTQLDIELRSSTTGRLLGRPWMTLLTDAYSRRILSVYLTFDPPSYRSCMMALRIGVQRTGRFPESLVVDGGKEFHSVYFDSLLARYYCTKKTRPTKKPRFGSVIERLFDTTNTQFVYNLLGNTQASKQPRTLTSDINPKGQAVWTLGDLYTYLQQWEGRTLRYNRTSRSFYHTSTGL